The following proteins are encoded in a genomic region of Candidatus Bathyarchaeia archaeon:
- a CDS encoding ribonuclease P protein component 1 — protein MAPITPQNLLKHELIGLEAKVVGSPNGSLIGLEGRIMDETKKTLILNVDGKRKTVPKDVAILRLKLPDGRAVEVDGRKLLGRPEDRIKLKVSRW, from the coding sequence ATGGCGCCGATAACCCCCCAGAACCTATTGAAGCATGAGCTGATAGGCCTCGAGGCGAAGGTCGTTGGGAGCCCAAATGGATCGCTGATAGGGCTAGAAGGCCGGATAATGGATGAAACGAAGAAGACGTTGATATTGAATGTTGATGGCAAGAGAAAGACCGTCCCGAAGGACGTCGCCATCCTCCGCTTGAAGCTCCCCGATGGGCGCGCCGTCGAGGTCGATGGGAGGAAGCTCCTCGGAAGGCCGGAGGATAGAATAAAGCTTAAGGTGAGCAGATGGTGA
- a CDS encoding 30S ribosomal protein S3, with translation MSVQRYFIKENALRTAVHEFLSKELERAGYSKVELMRTPLGVRVVVYAARPGMVIGRRGQSIKELTKLLEERFGLENPQISVAEIEAPELDPAVMAAQIASALEKGVHFRRAAYWALRRIMEAGALGAEIKISGKLTTERARYEKYTEGYLPKAGDPVLKQMREATHYTQLKPGLFGIKVKILPPNAEFPDRVIPKEGPGPEGEAEPTEAGAGGEAEGKEVEDRIADSEDE, from the coding sequence ATGTCCGTCCAAAGGTACTTTATCAAGGAGAATGCCCTGCGGACCGCGGTTCATGAATTCCTCTCCAAGGAATTGGAGAGAGCGGGCTATAGCAAAGTTGAGTTGATGAGGACTCCGCTTGGGGTCAGGGTCGTCGTATACGCCGCTAGGCCGGGCATGGTAATAGGGCGGAGGGGGCAGAGCATAAAGGAGCTGACGAAGTTGCTCGAGGAGAGATTCGGGCTCGAGAACCCTCAGATCTCGGTGGCCGAGATAGAGGCCCCCGAGCTCGATCCCGCCGTCATGGCGGCTCAAATAGCCTCCGCCCTTGAGAAGGGGGTCCATTTTAGGAGGGCCGCCTATTGGGCCCTCCGTAGGATCATGGAGGCCGGGGCACTGGGAGCCGAAATAAAGATAAGCGGCAAACTCACCACGGAGAGGGCTAGGTACGAGAAATACACCGAGGGCTACCTGCCCAAGGCCGGGGACCCCGTCCTAAAGCAGATGAGGGAGGCGACCCATTATACCCAATTGAAGCCAGGATTATTCGGGATAAAGGTTAAGATACTGCCGCCCAACGCCGAGTTCCCGGATAGGGTGATCCCTAAGGAAGGGCCGGGGCCCGAGGGTGAGGCGGAGCCCACGGAGGCTGGGGCGGGGGGAGAGGCGGAGGGGAAGGAGGTCGAGGATCGAATTGCCGATTCTGAGGATGAGTGA
- the rpmC gene encoding 50S ribosomal protein L29 has protein sequence MPILRMSEIRSMKPEERVKKLEELRTELFRLRTASAMGNVENPARIREIRRAIARLLTVEREGES, from the coding sequence TTGCCGATTCTGAGGATGAGTGAAATAAGATCGATGAAGCCCGAGGAGAGGGTCAAGAAGCTGGAGGAATTGAGGACCGAGTTGTTCAGGCTGAGGACGGCATCCGCAATGGGCAACGTGGAGAACCCGGCTAGGATCAGGGAGATAAGGAGGGCAATAGCTAGGCTGCTGACCGTCGAAAGGGAGGGCGAATCCTAA